The Temnothorax longispinosus isolate EJ_2023e chromosome 4, Tlon_JGU_v1, whole genome shotgun sequence genome has a window encoding:
- the Zfrp8 gene encoding programmed cell death protein 2, whose product MAVDLGFVEKCESWRLGSRFFPSKAGGKPAWLDLKNIPGKSDLECEYCGDPCVFLCQIYAPYEDVAGFHRTVYIFVCKNVDCCRPNQSGNLRVFRSQLSRINDFYPAEPPVEQEDWRTDIDVSRWAKTCYVCGIFAPNHCGKCKVVNYCCRVHQVYDWRNGHKDVCGTEAKNSNSFLFPEYEIVVESDDAAKENAQQNELKSEEREIEKYNAMIQDGKAGTFQHEDVNDDLLQMANDEKDETFVEFRMKIDDYPDQILRYDRGGKVLYISSHSRIADVPKCPECNGDRQFEFQIMPQMLNFLNLKDVIKCLDWGILAVFTCKQSCIPKDKYIREYIWKQDIVQEETELKINQ is encoded by the exons ATGGCAGTCGACCTGGGATTCGTGGAGAAATGCGAGTCCTGGCGACTCGGGAGCAGATTCTTTCCCAGCAAGGCGGGCGGCAAGCCGGCCTGGCTCgatctgaaaaatattcccGGCAAAAGCGACCTGGAGTGCGAGTATTGCGGCGATCCCTGTGTGTTTCTCTGCCAGATCTACGCGCCGTACGAGGATGTCGCCGGGTTTCACAGGACCGTGTACATCTTCGTGTGCAAGAACGTAGATTGCTGCAGGCCGAATCAGAGTGGGAACTTGAGGGTCTTCCGTTCGCAGCTGAGTAGAATAAACGACTTTTATCCTGCCGAACCGCCTGTGGAACAGGAGGACTGGCGAACGGATATTG ACGTATCGCGGTGGGCAAAGACGTGCTACGTATGTGGGATCTTCGCGCCCAATCACTGCGGCAAATGTAAGGTCGTCAATTACTGCTGTCGCGTGCATCAAGTGTACGACTGGAGGAATGGGCACAAAGACGTGTGCGGCACCGAGGCAAAAAACAGCAACAGTTTTCTGTTTCCCGAATACGAGATCGTGGTGGAGAGCGACGACGCTGCGAAGGAGAATGCCCAGCAGAACGAGCTTAAAAGTGAAGAGAGGGAGATTGAAAAGTACAATGCGATGATACAGGACGGCAAAGCTGGAACGTTTCAGCACGAAGACGTTAACGACGATTTACTGCAGATGGCTAACGACGAAAAGGATGAAACGTTCGTGGAGTTTCGTATGAAAATAGACGATTATCCGGATCAGATTTTGAG ATATGACAGAGGAGGGAAAGTTCTATATATTTCATCGCACAGTCGGATAGCGGATGTACCAAAATGCCCGGAATGCAACGGCGATAGACAATTTGAATTTCAA ATAATGCCACAGatgttaaattttcttaacttAAAAGACGTTATCAAGTGTCTCGATTGGGGAATATTGGCCGTTTTCACATGCAAACAATCTTGCATACCTAAGGATAAGTAtataagagaatatatatggAAGCAGGACATTGTACAAGAAGAAACtgaattgaaaataaatcaataa